The nucleotide sequence TTCCTACGTACTcaaaaccacggactctagattacacggataagaaaggGGACCGTTAacccaaatatcttgttgtgtctaagtcacgtgaccgtgtcgtaactatcgatcttttatcgaagcgccgaggttatacatttgatgtacccactcacgtattttgttaaattatagtttcatttctaggccgattttgacaaattatatatcattagaaagcttacgtaacgtagttttcagatatataaatatatattaagtttttcttctgatttcggcagcccggcgagttataactttaacttttgcaaatatcataccgttttggagttttagaatctagatttacggttgacatgttcgtactttataccgatttgaagcgtttatatttggagttcagttttaaaaataacatcatttggtttaaaaatgaaagcaagtaaggaatgaaggcggaagaatgtagcgcgcggtcctaacgaaccgaactgatgctaaggtcttggcgattatgcttttgtttagataccggtcattgaatttcctttgccatgattattatattttttatggagtatattgaaatattttgttctagagacatatcaataaacaggcccgtacccagggtttgtgcccaggggcccgggccctcCCAGCTGGCTGTTGagttatgatttttatttaaataatgggcctactgcaaatttttctCTCCTGAAACACAGTACACTTTCACTCAATACAAAAGAGTAGACGTGTTTTCTTGTCCCTGTTAAACAaaaggattagcgctaatttactcgccggTGGAGATAAGCCCtaaggcaatgttttcttatctcCTTGTACCCACATCCCCGCTCAGTCAATTACCCCTTGGGATCTTGAATGCTTGATTAAACAGGTCTTTTGATTGAccaaggaaagagaagcagcgaatggAAACAACTGACACAGGAGTTCGTAGGTCTGGACGttgctgacgttaataatttgtgaaaaacaaataatgttggaagcaatAAGGCTGTGATGTTGATAATCGTCTTTGTCTAagttcaaggcccataacttcgtcaAAAAAAATGAACCGGAACGAAACTgatacttcatctgtaagtcatgttgctagactcacacaccaaatattggGTCAATATCTAAaagctatttgaaaaaaaaaccggaaaatgaaatgccggacggatggacagacggacggacggtccgattgCTATGTGCcatcctaccgggagcataaacaTCAGTTCTACATTTGAAAGAGTTGCGTAAAAACCTCCTGAAAACGGTTGTTAaagttcgattggtcattgtcggctcgggtactattaAAAGTACCCCAAAACTCTGACTCTAGGATAggcgcccccccccccggagaggTGCCAcctcaaagatttttcactgggcggatatATGACCCCTCAATGATTTTTATTTGGCGGAGAACTTCCCTCCTGCTAAAAATTAGGGGGCGAAGTAATGTCGTCTTGTCAGAATTGATGATCCGGATAAGTGCCCCCTAAATTTTGTTTTCCCCTTAAAGTACACCCTGAGCAGATTGATCCTGCAGGATTTGTCTATTCAGGTGGTGCCTTATAAACGaggaaaattgtgtgtgtgtgtgtgtgtgtgtgtgtgtgtgtgtgtgtgtgtgtgtgtgtgtgtgtgtgtgtgtgtgtgtgtgtgtgtgtgtgtgtgtgtgtgtgtgtgtgtgtgtgtgtgtgtgtgtgtgtgtgtgtgtgtgtgagtttgtaaaacctaccaaccggggaaaatcgtatgaatacacaccaacaaaccggggaacacctaccaaccggggaattccccggttggttttaggcgaaaatctctgatctacgtgtatgaaataccaaactgtcaatttaaattagaaatccaacgccttccccgattagcgggtttgtggcatgcacaaaatgTATACAAATCTTGACCATATTACAAacgagtgtgtatccaggcttataacagttccccggttgcgctgtttaaaaatcatacactcggtatttacagagacgtagataatctacgtctctggtatttatatcatttagtgaaagtaagttggaaaaatggagtttcgaccaaacaaacgcattaaactaaggtaagttttttaattatgtttacaatttttaattactattaaaaagcgcttttatgcaaacgttaaagtaatactggaagacgaattctaaagatcgatttatataaatatcatttgattacaaagcttgttttacggtacatatttcacgaatatattttataaatatacgttaaacaaagtagagctctaggcagtttttagctcaactatatatatatatatatatatatatataactatataactatatatatatatatatcctactcaccccggcgtcggcgttagcgtgagcgttagcgtgagcgtgagtgttggaatgttaaagtttgcgtaccacctcaaataatgtctatgtcccttgacatattgcttttatattttgcatacttctttacgaacatgaccccaatctataaacaagagcagacaactgtaacaagcatctGGTAAGAATTATGGtcccctttttccacttaaaatatgcatattattgataaatctttgttaaagtttacgtaccacctcaaatattttatatgtgccttgacatattgcttttatattttgcatacttcttaagcaacatgaccccaatctataaacaagagcagacaactgtaacaagcattttgtaagaattatggccccttttttccacttaaaatatgcattttattgataaatctttgttaaagtttacttaccacctcaaatattttctacgtcccttgacatattgcttttataatttgcatacttctttaccaacatgaccccaatctattaacaagagcagacaactgtaaacagcattttgtaagaattctggccccttttttcacttagaatatgcatagtaTTGGTCATTCTATGTTTAAGTTTGGGTATCACCTTAAATgttttctttgtcctttgacatattgctttcatattttgcatacttctttaccaacatgaccccaatctataaacaagagcagactactgtaaacagcattttgtaagaattatggcccctttttccacttcgaatatgtatattattaataattctttgttaaagtttgcgtaccacctcaaatattttaattttccattgacatattgctttcatattttgcataccttttgaccaacatgaccccaatctataaacaagagcagacaactgtaacaagcattttgtaagaactaTGGCCCATTTtccacttagtaactttgaatattttgttaaattttgtgtttacatcgactttacttctaaagtatcaaggctattgttttcaaacttcaaatactctcttactatcatgagggtactgtacctggcaagttgaattttaccttgacctttgaccttgaatctgaaggtcaaattaataaattttgattaaattgccataacttctttatttaggatcagatttgattcatactctgacaaaacaacacttatctgatataccacaatggacttcacccaaaccatcccacacgccccaccctagaaatcccccccccaaaaaaaaaagttttttgtttttcctcattttttaaacatgttaaaataaacatttttttaagaccgtccaaccatcccacccaagctattgctatcaaacttgaaatacaatcttattagcttgttttatgtctttataaataatgttcaatagattgtggaaaacatacctgaactcagaatcgtctataatgtaccacttctttaaaacataagcgatcaatatgtttcaattatggtcctctttcagttagaatatgactatagtaccttgaccttattgaatatgaacaatttccccatgatggcttactttacactgtcaagcacttgaatagtcgagcgcgctgtcttctgacagctcttgttgttttcttatcgacatttccattttaacatttagtagccaaaagggtccaagtccccttgatctcgcaagaacgtactgccagaattacgttgatccaccaggttttgaagtaaaaaccgtcaatgatgtcataggtacaaatatttttgtatatggttatATTTAAGGtcgtttagaaattataaaagaacatcgtagcccctttccattaaaaagaagaaaacaaacatggactaTTGGGTTACTTAATACTGGGCAGAAGTATGGAAAAAtcataaagatttattgattatttatgaataaaaaaatattggcgcctatatctagccttcaattatatgaccaaaatgattattaatataaaatgtctacaaatataaatatttcaggcgAAGGAGTCTTTGCCACTAAGCCTTTTAAAAAAGGAGACTTTCTTCTCGAATACAAGGGGGATCTGATAACACGAGTAAAACATGCACGGCAATTAGAAAAGGAGTATGAAAAGGAGGGTCAAGGCAGCTTcatgtacttttttaaatacagagacaaatcttgctggtaactacaaattatcttCACTTTGCACATAAAACGTTTAAATCACGCCATTAGAAGAagaattatctttatttttttcaccataataattaaatatggcatGCGCGTTATTTTAGTATAAAGCATcagaagtgtttatttaaatgtcttattcagtattgacgctaccaacgatatatttcatgagggtcgaatgataaatgatgccgaaaatggagacgcaaaacaaaattgtgtaatgaaaatagttgaagtcaaccaaactccccatctatgcactttcgccgacagagacattgcaattggcgaggaactccgatatgattatggagtaccaacacttccatggagaaaggtacattctattgtaaagatgtcatctgtgatggatttatcactgatatttatcaaatatcacattttaaattagctttaaatgtcttttgaattattatttttataaacatagcCAATCAGTTGTATGATtacattcatgttcattcatgagtTATTCATGTTAAATAGAGATATTCATATATCTTtttgccgtgaattaaaatgtttaatcattgaacgtcgtcaagctctactttaatgcggtctgtctgataatgtgtatttgttatttgaattttcagaaatgcacgaagcaaaaaatgggtatgtttcacagtgattttgttattactacacatgcattaatacaaatgcGTTGTTCCCAATGGTTTCATAACTAACGAACTTTCTTACACTGCCTAGATTATGTGTAATaccaatttttattgttgttttgaataggcaacccaatgactactagatctacggacagccaggaaccaggacaaacaacatccataCACAGGGAAGAAGtcaatgagacggtttgtaatatttcgcaaggtcgaagctactaaggcgtatgttctggttggttttgtcttcagtgaaataggcgtaattttgccttactaaggcgtattttctggttaaaTACCTTTTAGctgtgaattaaaatgttttatcattgaacgtcgtcaagctctacttgaaatgcgttctgtctgatattatgtatttgtttttttgcattttcagaaatgcacgGAACAAAAaaagggtatgtttcacagtgattttgttattactacacatgcctaaatacatattatgaacatcatgaaattattgtaaatgttgtacaaggaattaatgtcAATGCGTTGTACTTAATGGTTTCATAACTAACGAAATTTTTAACACTGACTAGTTTATGTGtaataccattttttattgttgttttaaataggcaacacaatgactactagacctacggacagccaggaaccaggacaaacaacatccgtacacacggaagaagtcaatgagacggtttgtaatatttcactatgttGAAGCTACttaggcgtattttctggttaaaTACCTTTTAGccgtttgttttatgttttatcattgaacgtcgtcaagctctacttgaaatgcgttctgtctgatattatgtatttgttttttgcattttcagaaatgcacgGAACAAAAaaagggtatgtttcacagtgattttgttattactacacatgcctaaatacatattatgtatatcatgaaattaatgtTCATTGTATACAAGGAATTAATGtcaatgtgttgtactaaatggtttcatgaataacgaactttttaactctgacaagATTATgtgtcatatcattttttattgttgttttgaataggcaacacaatgactactagatctacggacagccaggaaccaggacaaacaacatccgtacacacggaagaagtcgatgagacggtttgtaatatttcattatgtcaaagctactaaggcgtattttctggtttggtttagtcttcagtgaaatgggcgtaattttgccttaaattatattgtgccaatatttattccgggtgatgctaattggtTTTTGAGCTTAACATAACACCTTCGTCAATGGTCATTATATTATAGCACAcgttatgcgaattttaaaagaataaaatattgtttaccagttgaagtgactttgaactacttgtctttcaaaatcttcatatacacaaagaatttaaaatgtacacctgtcaatgaaactggtgcgcatgtgtattaaccactgtagtttataaacatcgacttcatcataatcacaaaaacgttaattatcgcttatccaagaagtgttA is from Dreissena polymorpha isolate Duluth1 chromosome 14, UMN_Dpol_1.0, whole genome shotgun sequence and encodes:
- the LOC127858807 gene encoding uncharacterized protein LOC127858807 isoform X6, with the translated sequence MEFRPNKRIKLSSQKGPSPLDLARTYCQNYVDPPGFEVKTVNDVIGEGVFATKPFKKGDFLLEYKGDLITRVKHARQLEKEYEKEGQGSFMYFFKYRDKSCCIDATNDIFHEGRMINDAENGDAKQNCVMKIVEVNQTPHLCTFADRDIAIGEELRYDYGVPTLPWRKKCTKQKMGNPMTTRSTDSQEPGQTTSIHREEVNETKCTEQKKGNTMTTRPTDSQEPGQTTSVHTEEVNETKCTEQKKGNTMTTRSTDSQEPGQTTSVHTEEVDETKRVLQIPGEQNKQPKSNGVKTKKELFTDT